One Methanobacteriaceae archaeon genomic region harbors:
- a CDS encoding DNA polymerase domain-containing protein, whose product MVCSLQNELEAEIQSQKDKFLEFINQDLPEGMELEYEGFYKRGFFVTKKRYALIENEKIVAKGLELVRRDWAPIAKDTQQDILMAILKDGSPEKAREIIKNVIIDIKSGEVAMKDMVIHTQITKKLSDYKQIGPHVVAAQRSIAKGRKIERGSIIRYVIVKGKSPISKRAFPIEDTEKMEYDPEYYLKNQVLPAVSRIMDSLGYSSEKLAELAQKEKQSSLDAFF is encoded by the coding sequence ATGGTGTGCTCATTGCAGAATGAACTGGAAGCAGAAATTCAATCCCAGAAGGATAAATTTTTAGAATTCATAAACCAGGACCTGCCAGAAGGCATGGAACTGGAATATGAAGGATTTTACAAACGGGGTTTTTTTGTTACCAAAAAGAGATATGCTCTTATTGAAAATGAAAAAATTGTAGCAAAGGGTCTGGAGCTTGTAAGAAGAGACTGGGCTCCTATTGCTAAAGATACCCAGCAAGATATCTTAATGGCCATTTTAAAGGATGGTTCTCCGGAAAAAGCTAGAGAAATCATTAAAAATGTTATTATAGATATAAAATCGGGTGAAGTGGCCATGAAGGATATGGTTATACACACTCAAATCACAAAGAAGTTAAGTGATTACAAGCAGATTGGGCCTCATGTGGTTGCTGCTCAAAGATCTATTGCCAAGGGACGGAAAATAGAGAGAGGATCTATTATTCGTTATGTTATTGTTAAAGGTAAATCTCCCATAAGTAAAAGAGCATTTCCTATTGAAGACACTGAAAAAATGGAATATGATCCGGAGTATTATCTTAAAAACCAGGTTTTACCTGCGGTCTCAAGGATTATGGATTCACTAGGTTATTCCTCAGAAAAACTAGCTGAACTTGCTCAAAAAGAGAAACAAAGCAGTTTAGATGCTTTTTTTTAA
- a CDS encoding 30S ribosomal protein S8e, with amino-acid sequence MAIWQGKSMKKPSGGRAKMNRGKKKCELGREAAETKIGDRKIRRIRTQGGNEKIRLSNDSKINVMNPSTKKSETAEILNVVENLANPNFVRRNIITKGALVETSAGKVRVTSRPGQHGIINGVLIAE; translated from the coding sequence ATGGCAATTTGGCAAGGAAAATCAATGAAAAAACCTAGTGGTGGACGAGCAAAAATGAACCGAGGAAAGAAGAAGTGCGAACTCGGTAGAGAAGCTGCTGAAACCAAAATAGGTGACCGAAAAATTAGAAGAATTAGAACTCAGGGTGGAAACGAAAAAATCAGATTATCCAATGATTCTAAAATTAATGTAATGAACCCTTCAACCAAAAAATCTGAAACGGCTGAAATATTAAATGTTGTAGAAAACTTGGCCAATCCCAACTTTGTAAGAAGGAACATCATAACTAAAGGTGCTTTAGTGGAAACCAGTGCAGGTAAAGTTCGAGTTACTTCCAGGCCTGGTCAACACGGTATCATTAATGGTGTGCTCATTGCAGAATGA
- the hypE gene encoding hydrogenase expression/formation protein HypE has protein sequence MSMKIGMSHGAGGEVMQNLISDIILNNIHNKSVNGGVGLDDLDDGASIPLGEYEIVVSTDGHTIDPLFFPGGDIGRISIAGTVNDVAVMGAKPMAITNAMIIREGFPGEDLETIIKSMDEVCQETGVSIITGDTKVMEQGKLDQMVIATTGIGLAKRGEVKRDSGLEVGDKIILSGSVGDHGMALMAYREGFGFETDLKSDVAPVWGIVETALGIGGVTALKDPTRGGLANAVNELASKSGVGLMLDEDQIPLKEQVKAVSEMLGIDPFDVANEGKVVMGVKPDVAEETLKAIRKTKYGSEAQIIGEVTEGHHVLMETSLGGTRILEAPIADPVPRVC, from the coding sequence ATTTCTATGAAAATTGGTATGTCCCACGGTGCTGGCGGAGAAGTAATGCAGAATTTAATCTCAGATATCATATTAAACAACATACACAATAAAAGTGTGAATGGTGGTGTAGGCCTGGATGATCTGGATGATGGGGCCTCAATTCCGCTTGGAGAATATGAAATCGTGGTAAGTACGGATGGGCACACCATAGACCCATTGTTCTTCCCAGGAGGAGACATTGGAAGAATATCAATTGCTGGAACCGTTAATGACGTTGCGGTAATGGGAGCTAAACCAATGGCCATTACCAATGCCATGATTATTCGAGAAGGGTTCCCTGGAGAAGATCTGGAAACTATAATAAAATCCATGGATGAAGTCTGTCAGGAAACCGGAGTTTCAATCATCACTGGAGATACCAAGGTCATGGAACAGGGAAAATTAGACCAGATGGTCATTGCCACAACGGGAATTGGTCTTGCTAAAAGAGGAGAAGTTAAAAGAGACTCTGGACTAGAAGTGGGGGACAAAATCATTCTCAGTGGAAGTGTAGGAGACCATGGAATGGCCCTAATGGCCTATCGTGAAGGTTTTGGATTTGAAACTGATCTAAAGTCAGATGTGGCCCCAGTATGGGGGATAGTAGAAACTGCTCTGGGAATTGGGGGAGTAACTGCTCTAAAAGACCCTACCCGTGGAGGCCTGGCCAATGCTGTCAATGAACTGGCCAGTAAATCTGGTGTGGGATTAATGCTTGATGAAGATCAAATACCACTAAAAGAACAGGTTAAAGCAGTTTCAGAAATGTTAGGAATAGATCCCTTTGATGTGGCCAATGAAGGAAAAGTAGTAATGGGTGTAAAGCCTGATGTTGCTGAGGAGACTTTAAAAGCTATTAGAAAGACCAAATACGGCTCTGAAGCACAAATTATTGGAGAAGTCACTGAAGGCCATCATGTTCTAATGGAGACTTCTTTAGGTGGAACAAGAATTTTAGAAGCACCAATTGCTGATCCCGTACCTAGAGTTTGTTAA
- a CDS encoding RDD family protein, with the protein MESLTKKRFWAFIIDFIVITALMWIVSVVIYPLVVVSGYFTIFNYWIILLALVIICYFTYLEGHYPKTIGKSLVGIEVKSTDGELTYKKTFIRNLSKILWIPVLIDLLLGKLIKNGSLRILDKYAKTQVVFESESP; encoded by the coding sequence ATGGAAAGCTTAACTAAAAAAAGATTCTGGGCATTTATTATTGATTTCATTGTTATTACAGCACTAATGTGGATTGTAAGTGTTGTTATTTACCCCTTGGTAGTAGTAAGCGGGTATTTTACTATATTTAACTACTGGATAATTTTACTGGCTTTGGTAATTATATGTTATTTTACTTATTTAGAAGGTCATTACCCAAAAACAATAGGTAAAAGTCTAGTGGGAATCGAAGTTAAGTCAACTGATGGCGAATTAACTTACAAAAAAACATTTATCCGTAACCTATCTAAAATATTATGGATTCCTGTTTTAATTGACCTTTTATTAGGTAAGCTCATTAAAAACGGCTCTCTTAGGATATTAGATAAATATGCTAAGACACAAGTTGTTTTTGAAAGCGAAAGCCCTTAA
- a CDS encoding DUF5654 family protein, which produces MKDHINEVKSQVLENIGLLITTAFGLIAALAWNEAIKALIIQLIGTGNGTTGLFIYAIIITVLAIIATIIIGKLIAKPAVQEVRIVE; this is translated from the coding sequence ATGAAGGATCATATAAATGAAGTGAAAAGTCAAGTATTAGAAAACATAGGCCTTTTAATAACAACTGCATTCGGATTAATTGCTGCATTGGCCTGGAATGAAGCAATTAAAGCTTTGATAATACAATTAATCGGAACAGGAAACGGAACAACTGGTTTATTTATTTATGCCATAATTATTACGGTATTGGCCATTATTGCAACCATAATAATTGGAAAACTTATCGCTAAGCCTGCAGTTCAAGAAGTGAGGATTGTAGAATAA
- a CDS encoding Ig-like domain-containing protein: MNGSGGNDSWDGQLVNYNGTSGPKLSIKNATGTVNENGTVHVANGVYSGSDNTGIIIDKNMVIMGQSQDRTIINGTNNAQIFNIASGINVTIQYLTITNGNATIGGAIVNNGNLTITNNTLTNNTALWGGVICNNGNLTITNNTLTNNTATYSGGAIYNNGNLTITHSTLNNNIATNGGAILNFYAYLTITHSILNNNTATYGGAIYNYNYYNNGNLTIINSILNNNTATQGGAIQNNYGNITITQTNLTQNTATQGGAIQNNYDGQLIVNFSRIAGNTATFGSAIYNYNPVNVNAQYNWWGSNNGPVGVNYGNITTNPWLILTITSNPSEIFNTQTSQITADLYKDSDGTDHQSEFLKYPAQIPVIFLTSWGTITQSSLEYGTGTVTYTANGLKPVNNPVQVYAIVDNGFAYTKINVVKIPTHIVMDNITSFPGQKINLMANVTDLNSTPVNEENITFKVNGISVGTANILSGLATLNWQVPSNWIAGTYNITAEYSGTNYQTNSTNSTLTLNHIPIKLTLNEVMAYKGKTLQLTANLWDTYHNKAISGQNVTFKVNGAIVGSGITNSNGMATLPYNDLTGTTRTITAEYTGNDQYNSSTSSAKIIGEKTFTLTVKNTGKARIHAVYYVTVYKPGTTKPTFKKYNFYLNPGKTSKFTIGTYPIGTAVSVDQFVYNTASSKKTISITNTWTATGLKTYTQKITVKNAPSKQKRAVHAKNRFWISKNTLNVLIVRKTSLK, from the coding sequence GTGAACGGATCTGGAGGAAATGACTCTTGGGATGGCCAATTAGTAAATTATAATGGTACCAGTGGGCCCAAACTCAGTATAAAAAATGCAACGGGAACAGTGAATGAAAATGGAACTGTGCACGTTGCAAACGGAGTATATTCTGGATCGGATAATACTGGCATTATTATTGATAAAAATATGGTCATTATGGGCCAAAGCCAGGACAGAACCATTATAAATGGAACTAACAACGCACAGATATTCAATATCGCCAGTGGAATAAACGTAACCATACAGTATTTAACAATAACCAACGGAAACGCAACCATCGGAGGAGCTATAGTCAATAATGGTAATTTAACTATCACTAACAATACACTCACCAATAACACCGCACTATGGGGAGGAGTCATCTGCAATAATGGTAATTTAACTATCACTAACAATACACTCACCAATAACACCGCCACATATAGTGGAGGAGCCATCTACAATAATGGTAATTTAACCATTACCCACAGCACACTCAACAACAACATCGCCACCAATGGAGGAGCTATCTTAAACTTTTATGCTTATTTAACCATTACCCACAGCATACTCAACAATAACACTGCCACATATGGAGGAGCCATCTACAACTACAACTACTACAATAATGGTAATTTAACTATCATTAACAGCATACTCAACAACAACACCGCCACACAAGGAGGAGCCATCCAAAATAATTATGGTAACATCACCATTACCCAAACCAACCTCACACAAAACACCGCCACACAAGGAGGAGCCATCCAAAATAATTATGATGGTCAATTAATTGTTAATTTTAGTCGGATTGCAGGTAACACAGCAACTTTTGGTTCTGCTATTTACAATTATAATCCAGTTAATGTAAATGCCCAGTATAATTGGTGGGGTTCTAACAATGGCCCAGTAGGAGTTAACTATGGTAATATTACTACTAATCCGTGGTTAATTCTTACTATAACTTCTAATCCGAGTGAAATATTCAATACACAAACTTCTCAAATTACCGCAGATTTATATAAAGACTCCGACGGCACAGACCACCAAAGTGAATTTTTAAAATACCCTGCACAAATACCAGTAATATTCTTAACATCTTGGGGAACTATTACTCAGTCTTCACTGGAATATGGTACAGGTACAGTCACCTATACAGCAAATGGATTAAAACCCGTTAATAATCCAGTTCAAGTATATGCAATTGTAGATAATGGATTTGCTTACACCAAGATTAATGTAGTTAAAATACCCACTCACATTGTCATGGACAATATAACCAGTTTCCCTGGCCAAAAAATCAATTTAATGGCAAATGTGACAGATCTCAATAGTACACCAGTGAATGAAGAGAATATAACTTTCAAAGTAAATGGAATCAGTGTGGGAACAGCTAACATTTTATCAGGTTTAGCTACCTTAAACTGGCAAGTACCATCTAATTGGATTGCTGGAACATACAATATAACCGCTGAATACTCGGGAACTAACTACCAAACAAATTCCACAAACAGCACACTAACACTCAACCACATACCAATCAAATTAACTTTAAACGAAGTAATGGCCTATAAAGGGAAAACTTTACAATTAACTGCTAATTTATGGGACACCTACCATAATAAGGCCATATCTGGCCAAAACGTGACATTCAAAGTTAATGGTGCCATTGTCGGATCAGGCATCACTAATTCCAATGGTATGGCCACCTTGCCTTACAATGATTTAACCGGCACAACACGTACCATAACTGCTGAATACACTGGAAACGACCAGTACAATAGTTCAACTAGTAGTGCAAAAATAATCGGAGAAAAAACCTTCACCCTAACCGTGAAAAACACAGGCAAAGCAAGAATACACGCAGTTTACTACGTCACAGTTTACAAACCAGGTACGACTAAACCAACATTTAAAAAGTATAACTTCTACCTAAACCCCGGCAAAACATCTAAATTCACCATAGGAACCTACCCCATAGGAACTGCAGTAAGCGTTGATCAATTCGTGTACAATACTGCCAGCAGCAAAAAAACAATCAGCATAACCAATACCTGGACCGCAACCGGCCTCAAAACATACACACAAAAAATCACAGTGAAAAACGCCCCAAGCAAACAAAAAAGAGCAGTTCACGCCAAAAATCGGTTCTGGATCAGCAAAAACACATTAAACGTATTAATTGTACGAAAAACGAGCCTAAAATAA
- a CDS encoding thermonuclease family protein yields the protein MPIKNFLNKSTIIIICLILSSILSSGCIGNDSSSNTDNYISNDSSLNSLDNLNNSLNKNTTTAHYEKQGYCDYVVDGDTIYVVGVGRIRFSGVNTPERGQAGYQEAKDFVKSYCLGKTVYLDIDDAKNHDKYGRTLAVVYVGNQNINALLLKKGYAEIMYIPPSEFPRGLNT from the coding sequence ATGCCAATAAAAAACTTCCTTAATAAATCTACAATTATAATAATATGTTTAATTTTATCCTCTATTTTATCTTCAGGATGCATAGGGAATGATTCTTCTTCTAACACAGATAATTATATTTCTAATGATTCTTCTTTAAATAGCTTAGATAATCTCAATAATTCTCTAAACAAAAACACAACTACGGCCCATTATGAGAAACAAGGTTACTGTGATTATGTGGTAGATGGTGACACCATTTATGTTGTTGGGGTGGGTAGAATACGCTTTTCTGGTGTCAACACTCCGGAAAGGGGCCAAGCAGGATATCAAGAAGCAAAAGATTTCGTGAAATCATATTGTTTGGGGAAAACAGTATATCTGGATATAGATGATGCTAAAAATCATGATAAGTATGGAAGGACTTTGGCCGTGGTTTATGTGGGTAATCAGAATATCAACGCCCTTCTTTTAAAGAAAGGATATGCTGAGATTATGTATATTCCTCCTTCGGAATTCCCACGGGGACTGAATACGTAA
- a CDS encoding 5-formyltetrahydrofolate cyclo-ligase, with product MNFQVSKEKENLRNHIWELINENGISKRPEGDYGRIPNFKGAKIAAERLSRTIEWSNSKLIFCSPDSAQEYIRKLALNQNKDLIMATPKLEHGYLLIEGESLKENNKEIASTIKGAFKYGKSISKIPHVDMVIEGSVAVDMNGNRLGKGGGYADKEIYELLNQKSVNKQTPMVTTIHPLQIVSNVPVEIHDQKINIIVTPNEVIRLLLDPKIALVK from the coding sequence ATGAATTTTCAGGTTTCAAAAGAAAAAGAAAATCTTAGAAATCATATATGGGAATTAATAAATGAAAATGGAATTTCAAAAAGGCCTGAAGGAGATTATGGTAGGATACCTAACTTTAAAGGAGCAAAAATTGCTGCAGAAAGATTAAGTAGGACTATAGAATGGTCAAATTCTAAATTAATATTTTGCAGTCCGGATTCAGCCCAAGAATATATCAGAAAACTTGCATTAAACCAAAATAAAGATTTAATCATGGCCACCCCCAAATTAGAACATGGATATCTTTTAATTGAAGGTGAATCTTTAAAAGAAAATAATAAAGAAATAGCTTCCACCATAAAAGGGGCCTTTAAATATGGAAAATCAATATCTAAAATTCCGCATGTAGATATGGTCATAGAAGGATCCGTGGCTGTGGATATGAATGGAAATAGACTGGGGAAAGGTGGGGGTTATGCTGATAAGGAAATTTATGAATTATTAAATCAGAAATCAGTAAATAAGCAAACTCCTATGGTCACCACTATTCATCCTTTGCAAATAGTAAGTAATGTGCCCGTGGAAATCCATGATCAAAAAATTAACATTATAGTTACTCCCAATGAAGTTATTAGATTATTATTAGATCCTAAAATTGCATTGGTGAAATAA
- a CDS encoding Dna2/Cas4 domain-containing protein, with amino-acid sequence MHNKNSKNHPTIKGAKIIDGKLNFPISWLNQQGYCEYSIYLEYMEGISTLPTPEMMKGQEIHQELEDKFKEEAVPATFAEMMELSQKEELLSREVWVVSPEYGIRGFIDEIWLTPDEFIIIDDKPGTVAYYSTINQVFGYCLAFKDLIEINSEISNGRKIRAALRERGTDNIFWSAEFDPAAEKKIKTLIKRMQDLLNGSKAFLPTDNPRKCAKCRFSSYCEFK; translated from the coding sequence ATGCACAATAAAAATTCTAAAAATCATCCTACTATTAAAGGAGCCAAAATAATAGATGGAAAATTAAATTTTCCAATAAGCTGGTTAAATCAACAGGGTTACTGTGAATATAGCATATATCTTGAATACATGGAAGGAATAAGTACATTACCCACCCCAGAAATGATGAAAGGCCAAGAAATTCACCAGGAACTGGAAGATAAATTCAAAGAAGAAGCAGTCCCCGCCACATTTGCAGAAATGATGGAACTTTCCCAAAAGGAAGAATTATTATCCCGAGAAGTATGGGTAGTTTCGCCAGAATATGGCATAAGAGGTTTTATTGATGAAATATGGTTAACTCCCGATGAATTTATTATAATCGATGATAAACCAGGTACCGTAGCCTATTATTCCACCATTAATCAAGTTTTTGGTTATTGCCTTGCATTTAAAGATCTAATTGAGATAAATAGTGAAATAAGTAATGGGCGTAAAATAAGAGCTGCTCTAAGAGAAAGAGGAACAGATAACATTTTTTGGAGTGCGGAATTTGACCCAGCAGCCGAAAAGAAGATAAAAACTCTTATTAAACGTATGCAAGATTTATTAAATGGTTCTAAGGCATTTTTACCTACAGATAATCCTCGAAAATGTGCTAAGTGCCGTTTTAGTAGTTACTGTGAATTTAAATAA
- a CDS encoding DEAD/DEAH box helicase has translation MDQLLFNDLDISKEIKKAIVDMGFEEATPIQSLTIPIALTGKDIIGQAQTGTGKTAAFGIPVLEKIYTPDKSVQAIVLCPTRELCIQVAEEVGRISAHMERVKVLPIYGGQPIGRQIRALNKGVHVVIGTPGRVIDHIQRGTLKLDGVEMVVLDEADEMLDMGFRDDIEEILRHVPKKRQTLLFSATMSKDILRLTKKYQKNPKLIKVAHHQLTAPEIEQIYFEAKEKMKTEVLSRVMDVHDIKLALVFCNTKRRVDRLVKDLKTRGYFVDGIHGDMRQGQRDKVMNKYRNGKIDILVATDVAARGIDVPDVEAVFNYDVPNDNEYYVHRIGRTGRAGKKGQAFTFVAGKEIYKLRDIQRFTKTKIQQQQIPSLKDVDKLKTDMILEKVKATIDNEDLSKCVHNVERLIEVGYNSVDISAALLKIANDKNTN, from the coding sequence ATGGATCAATTACTATTCAACGATTTAGATATATCAAAAGAGATTAAAAAAGCTATTGTAGACATGGGATTTGAAGAAGCTACTCCAATTCAGTCTCTCACTATTCCCATAGCATTAACCGGTAAAGATATTATTGGACAGGCCCAAACTGGTACTGGAAAAACCGCAGCATTTGGGATTCCTGTTCTAGAAAAAATTTACACTCCGGACAAAAGCGTGCAGGCCATTGTATTATGTCCTACCCGAGAATTATGTATTCAAGTAGCTGAAGAAGTAGGAAGAATTTCAGCACACATGGAAAGAGTTAAAGTACTACCAATTTATGGTGGACAGCCTATTGGAAGGCAAATCAGAGCACTCAATAAAGGAGTGCATGTTGTTATTGGTACTCCAGGAAGAGTAATCGACCACATCCAGAGAGGAACTCTTAAATTAGATGGTGTGGAAATGGTTGTTCTGGATGAAGCAGATGAAATGCTAGATATGGGATTCCGGGACGATATAGAAGAAATTCTAAGACACGTTCCTAAGAAAAGGCAGACCCTATTATTCTCTGCTACCATGTCCAAGGACATTTTAAGACTCACTAAAAAATATCAGAAAAATCCAAAACTGATTAAAGTTGCTCATCACCAACTTACTGCTCCTGAAATCGAGCAAATCTATTTTGAAGCAAAAGAAAAAATGAAGACAGAAGTACTGTCCCGTGTAATGGATGTTCACGATATTAAATTGGCCTTAGTATTCTGTAACACAAAACGCCGAGTAGATAGGTTAGTAAAAGACTTAAAAACTCGAGGATACTTCGTAGATGGTATTCACGGCGACATGAGACAGGGCCAAAGAGATAAGGTCATGAACAAATACCGTAATGGTAAAATAGACATTCTGGTGGCCACTGATGTTGCAGCCAGAGGAATCGACGTGCCTGATGTGGAAGCAGTATTCAACTACGACGTACCTAACGACAATGAATATTATGTGCACCGGATTGGTCGAACTGGACGTGCTGGTAAAAAAGGACAGGCTTTTACCTTTGTAGCAGGTAAAGAAATCTACAAATTAAGAGATATCCAAAGATTTACCAAAACTAAAATCCAACAACAACAAATTCCTTCACTAAAAGATGTTGACAAGCTTAAAACAGATATGATTCTGGAAAAAGTTAAAGCAACTATCGATAATGAAGATTTAAGTAAATGTGTTCACAACGTGGAGCGATTAATAGAAGTCGGTTATAACTCTGTAGATATATCAGCTGCCCTATTGAAGATTGCTAACGATAAAAACACTAATTAA
- a CDS encoding metallophosphoesterase translates to MKLKNTLGLLGIIGFLIVAYMFIEPYWIETKELNIESSQIPSQFDGKKIVFISDIHHGPFFDKNRVNDLVNQVNNLNPDLILLGGDYVSGNSTYIAPVFSSLAKLKAPLGVYAVLGNSDPQYWTLNTIPKSNMTYIGNKGTWIELNGAQIRLGGVGDYNNGAQIQNATIGPVTAQDFVILLSHNPDYFPEVNKNKVDLVLSGHTHGGQVTFFGLLAPVVYSDYGNKYRTGIINEDNSTMIVSNGIGTVYAPIRFFARPQIYVITLKRTT, encoded by the coding sequence ATGAAATTAAAGAACACTTTAGGATTATTAGGAATAATTGGATTTTTAATTGTGGCTTACATGTTCATTGAGCCCTACTGGATTGAAACCAAGGAATTGAACATTGAATCCAGTCAAATACCATCCCAGTTCGATGGCAAGAAAATCGTTTTTATCAGTGATATTCATCACGGGCCATTTTTTGATAAAAATAGAGTCAATGATCTTGTAAATCAAGTCAATAACTTAAATCCGGACCTTATTTTATTAGGAGGGGACTATGTTAGTGGTAACTCCACCTACATTGCTCCAGTATTCTCGTCTCTGGCCAAATTAAAAGCACCTTTAGGAGTTTATGCAGTTCTAGGGAATAGTGACCCACAGTACTGGACTTTAAACACCATACCTAAATCAAATATGACCTACATTGGTAACAAAGGAACATGGATAGAGTTAAATGGTGCCCAAATCAGATTAGGTGGAGTTGGGGATTATAACAATGGTGCTCAAATACAAAATGCCACTATAGGTCCAGTTACCGCGCAGGATTTTGTTATTTTATTATCACACAATCCGGATTATTTCCCCGAAGTAAATAAAAACAAAGTGGACCTAGTATTATCTGGCCATACCCATGGAGGACAAGTAACATTTTTTGGCCTTTTGGCTCCGGTTGTTTATTCAGATTATGGAAATAAATATCGTACCGGAATTATAAATGAAGATAACTCTACTATGATTGTGAGTAATGGAATAGGAACCGTTTACGCACCTATCAGGTTCTTTGCCAGACCTCAGATATATGTAATAACCCTAAAAAGAACCACTTAA
- a CDS encoding NAD(P)/FAD-dependent oxidoreductase has protein sequence MLENIPEKGAALQRDMKTYAIIPYLPGGIISVEDLKKMVDIAEKYNAKTFKITPEQRVAVIGLPKDNLDDIWKELGMKPGGFIGKVVRSSKFCPGIIHCKKGEQDTIKMGMAIDDKFMGSSLPNKAKIGVSGCPNSCAMSAVRDIGLIGTKMVGMLWLGVIVEENL, from the coding sequence ATGTTAGAAAATATTCCTGAAAAAGGTGCTGCACTACAAAGAGACATGAAAACTTATGCAATAATTCCTTATCTTCCTGGTGGTATCATTTCAGTGGAAGATTTGAAAAAAATGGTAGATATAGCAGAGAAATATAATGCTAAAACATTTAAAATTACTCCTGAACAAAGAGTTGCTGTTATTGGTCTGCCCAAAGATAATCTTGATGATATTTGGAAAGAATTAGGTATGAAACCTGGTGGATTCATTGGCAAAGTGGTGAGATCTTCTAAATTCTGTCCAGGAATAATTCATTGTAAAAAAGGGGAACAGGATACTATTAAGATGGGAATGGCCATTGATGATAAATTTATGGGAAGTTCTTTGCCTAATAAGGCTAAAATTGGAGTAAGTGGATGTCCAAACTCCTGTGCTATGTCTGCTGTCAGGGATATTGGTCTAATTGGCACAAAAATGGTTGGAATGTTATGGTTGGGGGTAATAGTGGAAGAAAACCTATGA
- a CDS encoding CDGSH iron-sulfur domain-containing protein, with translation MAEKDKMKIKITKNGPYIVTGGVPLYEQKLITDEAGHTRELQDIRQFPPQETYTLCRCGESKKKPYCDGTHTAAGFDGTENARKKTYMEKADIFEGPELKLTDLYEFCDHSRFCLRAGGIRENIKKSNDPEARQIAIEEAMVCPSGRLVLWDKKTGQAFEKEYEPSIVLIHDPQKSCEGPIWVRGGVTIESADGTEYEIRNRVTLCRCGKSENKPYCDGSHWMNAKQKLKFRKKWGLDEKKEE, from the coding sequence ATGGCTGAAAAAGATAAAATGAAAATTAAAATAACTAAAAATGGCCCATATATTGTTACTGGTGGGGTTCCCCTTTATGAACAGAAATTAATTACTGATGAGGCAGGACACACCAGGGAATTACAGGATATTCGTCAATTTCCCCCACAAGAAACTTATACTTTATGCCGTTGTGGCGAGTCTAAAAAAAAGCCATATTGTGATGGAACTCATACTGCAGCTGGTTTCGATGGAACCGAAAATGCCCGTAAAAAAACTTATATGGAAAAAGCAGATATATTTGAAGGCCCTGAGCTCAAATTAACTGATTTATATGAATTTTGCGACCATTCCCGGTTTTGTCTAAGGGCAGGGGGCATAAGAGAGAATATAAAAAAATCAAATGATCCAGAAGCTCGTCAAATAGCCATTGAAGAGGCTATGGTCTGTCCTTCTGGGAGACTGGTGTTGTGGGACAAAAAAACAGGTCAAGCTTTTGAAAAAGAATATGAACCTTCTATTGTACTTATACATGACCCTCAAAAGAGCTGTGAAGGACCAATATGGGTCAGGGGTGGAGTTACCATTGAATCTGCTGATGGAACAGAATATGAAATCCGGAATAGGGTAACTCTGTGTCGCTGCGGTAAATCAGAAAACAAACCTTATTGTGATGGTAGCCACTGGATGAATGCCAAGCAGAAATTGAAATTTAGAAAAAAATGGGGCCTTGATGAGAAAAAAGAGGAATAA